Sequence from the Triplophysa rosa linkage group LG22, Trosa_1v2, whole genome shotgun sequence genome:
tccttttaaaattttgagttagAAACTGCACAAAGCCTAtatgtgttaaaaataaaatgacaaatgtattGAATAGAAAAGGCTTTTTTCAAAAGGAATAGAAAGCGTTTTGCTATTTACTCATTTTTCAACAGCGGCAGGTATATCACAGGAGGAGGCAGTGGAGGTTTTGCAGATGTTGCGCTGTGATACTCAGTCTCACCAGGAGAGGGCAGCAACAGAAAGTATAACAGCTCTGGATCTTTTGCACAAGGAGCAGGCTCAGGGCAGCATTGTTACATTCTCCTCAAGGCTGGACGATGTCCTCGGAGGGGGTGTGCCTGTGGGAAAGACCACCGAGATATGTGGAGCCCCTGGCATTGGAAAGACCCAACTTTGGTATAAGAAATTAATTTGAAAAAGGCCAGTTAAGTGAGGGCATTCAGAATTCACTATTTGACCTTATGATTGtaatataatgtacattttatttgtgtttgcatTGTTGGTGTATTATAGTTTCAAAAGTGGACTATGCCATAGTTGCCCTAATTTTCAAAAAAATACATCTTCCTTCTTATTTTTAAGCATGCAATTGGCTGTGGATGTACAGATCCCAGTTTGTTTTGGAGGTCTGGGAGGAAAGGCATTGTACATAGACACAGAGGGCAGTTTCGTGGTTCAGCGTGTAGCTGATATGGCAGAGGCGGCCGTAAAGCACTGCACCCTGTTAGCGGAGGACACGGGTACGATTTTGATTGTATGATTGTTATACAACTATCACTCCTATTATCACTCTCCTGTAAGTTCACTAGTGTATTATTGACTGTTTGTTTTCGTCTTTGCTTCTCCTCTTAGAACAGAAACAAGCTTTGGAGGAACTGACAGTAGAGAAAGTCCTTTCTAGTTTCTTTCTGGTCCGTTGCCATGACTATGTGGAGCTATTAGCTGAGGTTTACCTTCTACCTGACTTCCTGGCTGAGCATCCTGAGGTAAACAGATTTCTGACAAAGTATCGTAACACGGCTATATTTGCATGCTAATAAATTATATGCAATTATATCATCCAATCGTAGGTACGTTTAGTAATAATTGACAGCATTGCCTTTCCATTCCGCCATGACTTTGAGGATCTTTCTCAGAGAACCCGCCTCCTTAATGGTCTTGCCCAACAGCTCATCCAAATAGCGACACAACACAGTGTGGCGGTAGAGTAGAGTATGATTCAacctatttttaatatttactatttgACAAATTCATATAGTAAGAATACAccttttttctttctgtgtcCCTAGGTTGTGTTGTCCAATCACATGACCACAAGACTTTTAAATGGCCAATCCAAGCTTGTTCCTTCATTAGGTAAGGCATGAGATACgaaaaatctaaatacagaTTTATCATCCAATTAATGTATAACACTTCACCTCTTAACAGGTGAGAGCTGGGGCCATACCGCCACTCAGAGACTCATTCTGCACTGGGAGGGATCTAAAAGGTAAACAGATATAACCAGATCATGACGTGTCAATTTTTATATTCTGACGTGAGATTAATTTGGCATACAGAAGAAGTCACCTTCACGCATTAcgagcaatgttttttttttttgaccaGATTAGTCTTCGGTCCACTCAAGCTGACACAGCAAAATGTTGCTTTATAAAATAGCAGCCAACATCTGCGGTGTTCTCAGCCAAATGTGTCTTCTGGAGAGAGATTGAGAGTGTGTTGAATAAACTCTTTACCCTTCACCTCCGTGGGTGATTGAATGAATCACTTTAAACAAGTAGCTTGCTATGCCTTTTGTAGCCAGAACTTATTCACAATGCACCCTGCATACTTGCCAGTCTATTGCTCTTTAGCAGCGAGCAGTATGGAAGCACAGAGGGTCTTCATCATGCTCtgtcctcttcctctctcttgCCATAAAATTGAAGGTCCTCCCACTGGTTGTAACGGTTCAGCTTCGCTGCGTGCGAATTGCCGCAGCTGTTCTTGCTTTTATTAACAGGCAAGGTTATAGAAAGAGTGAATGTGAATGTTTATTGTGGATTGAAAGTATGTCGTTCTCACATGTCCAATCTGTGCTCAGGCTAGCCTCCCTGTACAAGTCCCCAAGCCAAATGGAAGCAACAATTCAATATCAGATTACGGtgagtttaaaggtccagtgtgtaacttttttggagggtctattgacagaaatgcaatattatatacataactatgtgttcagcgGACAAACTGCTTGCATtctgtaaatacgttatctccttcggcaaagaaccAAAAacttgacaacatcttagttctgtgacagccaccgtagtgtttcgaaatggaggggtggagtgagccgttggttgcaatttgcaacccttatcactagatgccactaaatttcatacactagactttaAAAGATTATGGTGCTTCCTAAATAAAACTGCAAGATAGTTGGTAGATGTGACATCATGATATGTTTCATCTAAAGCTACTTTTAACATTCTTGTAATTTTATGCTATCTGTTTAAGCTCATTATTTGAGAAACTACATTTGTCAACAAAGTTTATTTACCACATTGTATGTCTGTTTATGTGAacttgattttttaaatgatttttcaaCTAGCCAAATACAAAGTAATAGTTATGaattaaagataaaaatatgaTGCATTGAGCTTCTTGTTGCTCATCCTcgcatccctctctctctctctctctctgtttgtgacatcacacacaggTCCAGGGTTTCAGGGATGCCCCAGACAAACTCAGACCCACTGTTGAATTATGTGCTGTCTCATCTCTGTCTGGAAACCACAGTAAACGCCCTCGAATGGAAGATCAGTCTTGAGGGAGTTTTGCTGAGCATTTCATTTTCATAATACAAAGGAAACCACTTCCAACTTCATAACTAGAAATTAGAAATACAGCAAAAGTGTacatatgttttttatataaatgaaaagcTTATAATGGTTGATTGTCTAATTTATTAGTAGAATAAAATTGTGTGTAATAAATGTTGACTCTTAGTTAATTATGCAGCGTTCAgtaattgttttttatgttgttatcCATTAAAGACCTCATAAAAGTGCCACAGTTTGCTGGAACAAATACTGATTATAAGTAGACTTCCCACAAGATCAGACATGGTTATTGTTCAGAgtgaattaaataaaagacGCAAAACCGTTCCAAAGTGGCCAAAGCTTTCCATCATAACGTAAATTGCGTATATTTCTCAAATGATCTGAAGCTATTCCTGATTTTTCTGCATCACTTCACCTGACTTATCTATAGTGCTGTATGTAATATATGCAAAATTGTTTTTGTGGAGCTCTGAGTGTTGATGATTAGTCACACTAATTGACAGTCCTCAGTCATTTATCACGTCACTTAAATTGCACGGGCAAAACTTCACGCCATCATTTCTAATGAACTAAATTTGTAACGTTGAATTGAATAATTTGGCCCCAAtgagacggcagcattgtgtgCACTGCCTTGTGTAGATTAAATCCGAATGACTTATCTACCTGACTTGTTCCATGAGTGATGGTATGAAGATAAAGAGTTTACTGCTTGCCTTCACCTCTAAGTAACATGAATAATTTAGCTGGGGATTGTGCCTGTGCAATATCAATATATCATTCCAGTTTCGGATCACTCGCAGTTTGTGTGCATAAAAGAGAGAGGGGTTCATCGCTTTGATTGAATTATACACTAGAAAGCCAGTGTTACATCAACATTGATCAAATATGAGCACTTCAACCTATTTCTTGGGATGACAATGGATAGTTTAGACAACTACAAGAACAATTGATTGACTTGCCTATGTCTAGGCAGAAGGGGACACTGTTCTTGATGGTTTTAACCTCCATGTTAGACACTGCATAGATCATGAAAGATTTTGGAATAATATGataatttacatcatttgtcAGAGCTGGTATAGTGTGTCCTTGATAACATGCACATGGCCTAAGATTTCACAGTTATTGAGAGCACCTTGGATATTTCTACACATCTCAACCCCTTGGCAGGACTTGATGTTCATAATTGTCAATGCATCAGACATCTTTACTTTTAGGCTCTATTACTTTAGACACATTTTGAAGAAGAATAGGACAGTTTGGCAGTAATACGTGAAAACCCAATTCTGAAAAGGTTACACACTGAATTTTATTAGGTGTCAAGATGGAACCGGttggatatactgtatttgaCTTGTTGCCATTTCAGAGTGAGTTATAAAGACATGGTCATATTTTGTAGTCTCTACCAAAAATATTTACTActtttgtttacatattgtttcattttgtaaatCATCATAAATGAGGCACACtatatttctgtatatttattaattttattggtGGCTAATACAATACAGTATTTTGCCAAAAACTAAAGTTACTAGTTCAAGTTAGAGATCTTGTCATGTgtcaacccgttctcactccccaCTCGTCACGTAtgtacgctcggtcagcgccccacggcgtcacGTTTGAACGCGCAGGGGTGGGTACCCCTtcggcgtcgtttttcgacgaacgggcaactgcgttgctgttttctaaatgctccagaccgagatgcgtgcaattcttagcatttcataattatttatggttttaatattttgtagcacctaaccccaccctcaccctaaacctaactctaaccacttctcagccatataaaacacagcacgcgaataaaagtacagtcacgggtatttattgcacaaactgaacaaaagcattacaaaatataacaaacaactcgtttcgaagacatttttgcaccaaagccgtacgataacttaacatgaagatgccgtgcgtgtccgtgaatgcaTGAGTTCGGCACCCATttaaagataaaccggaacagctagatgcagtcggttgcgggagccaatgccgtttcacgttcaaagccaacgaaatgatgCGGTcggtcacgagacacgggagagccaatggcatcgaagctgacgtaacttcctctggcaaattttgaacgtcgttctccacggtgatcgctttcgcatctgttcctcatacaaatcaatcgtttcgcgttggtacccttggaatatctgtatttttgaacaacattgtgactgcttgtattatgtgttttatattacaacaaataaaatgttacattacttgctcaaactgtcggaatagtgtcatgtaaacacaattatcctggccattaaacttaaattaaaccccgaaacatcatactttcaaattatatctaatatacattttcataatgacggtgaaattcgcgtgcccttcacgtcgaaaaacgacgccaaaggaaAGGAGTACcatgcgcgttcaaaagtgacgccgaagggcgctgaccgagcgtgaatatgtgacgagtcgggagtgagaatgtctTGCATAAGATACAATGAAATTCTTACTTTGTaagaatgtaattttttacTCCTCACACGGAAAACAGGGTGGGAtgggaacaaacaaacaccaatacaattaaaaaaaaatacaaataaataaaggaagtAGCAAAAAAAGTATGTGTATAATGAATATAAAGAGAACCTGTACAAAACTATGAAACAATTGacaataaatatacaatttaCATACAATGCAACGAAAGTGACAGTTAAAGTGTCAAGTGGAAATAAAGTGTCTGAAGTGTTGAATTATACATGATTGTCGATCTATTGTATGAGGTGTGTGTATAAAAGTCCCTCAGATAAAGTTCAGAGTGTCATTGTACAGGCTGATTTATTCTGCTGATTCACTATTGTATATAGTTTGTAGCCTGTAATTGTAAAAACCCTGCTGGTTATTACCTGGCAACCCTGGGAGTGGAAGAGTTAATTTCCAGCGATGATGTGAAATCTACAACAGTTGTTATTTTTAGCTTAAGCTCTGATGTCCTATATACAGGCACACCGTTTGCTATCACCGCATCACTTAGCGCATTTTCCACTCATAAACATTCTCTCCGAAGAGCTGTTTGACTGAAGTGAATTAAATGCTGaatgtaatgtattaatataatataatataattatttcgTGCTGCGTATGAATCTCACCGTTAGTATATAAGTTACAGTACGGTCTCATCAACAATAGCCCCCAACGCCTTCAATAAAATATCGGAAAGCTTAGAAATCTCTTGTGTGTAGCGTCAAAATAAAGTACAGGTTCATAAAATaggaaacatatttttttagagCAATATaaactgatgtttttttattgtgccttTTATGCAAGAACCTGATCTCAACGTAGACAAAAAGCAAACCCAGCACTAAAGTGCAGGCTGGTTACGTCACAGGCTTTTAGTGCTCTATTTGCGACATTCTTTCACGGAACTGCGTCCGCTGGCCTTGCAGTCTTATAAGTTATGTGTACCAAACTTGGCATTCTTAAACTATCATCCTTTAAATATCACGTGCGCTTTTTACACCACAGTAGAACTGCGTTTTTGTTGTATCTATGCCTTCTTTATTTTCCTGCATTCCCTCACTATAAAAATAttgaacacatagaaagatgTGCAAAGGAAATcgatttataaacacaacagagCTGTATGATCTGTGCGGTGACGGCCGCTAGGGGTCGTGGCCTTTAACCTTCTTGTAAGCGCGTCCGACTTCCCTCACCGACTTGGTAGCAGGTCTGGATTCAGATCGAGCCGTACCGGTGTaataaaatagcaaatatttcATGCCTTTGACTTTTTAACGTCATTGAAATGTAGGCGATTGCATGTGTACTAAAAGTTTCATCTAAGAAGATTCTAATCATAACTTCATCGTCTGATAAAAAAGGACTTCACATCAACCCCTTCAGTTATCCTTCCTATCCCGCCCCTTACTGACGTCACGCCTGGCTGTGTTGCGAGTCCGTCTCCgttcacgcacgcacgcgcgcccTCCCCAACTCGCGCGACCGGAGAGTCGCTCTAGCTCATGATTCAAAGTAGTGTAGACTTCTTGCCAGGCTCCAGCTGTCTCCGGTCTCTCCAGGAATGAGAAGCGATGGCCGGCTCTGCCAACGAGGACAAAACCTTCAAGAGGTTCCTGGAGCTCTTCCTGCGGGAGATGAGGCCACCTCTCCAGGAGGACGTACCTGTACCTATGCGCCCCTTGACGGACCTCATCTCGGAAGACGAGGTGGAAGGGGAATGCCTCGACCTGTGTCTCCAGCACCTGTGTAAATAGTTAAGTACCGCTGCGATCATGCACTTTATATGAGGCACATTTATGTTTAGCCGTGCAAATGCTGCTTTATTACGTGTTATTGTAAGCCTTGGAGAGCTCtgtcatttaaatataaacaaagtgGGCTAAGGACACAAACTCATTATTTGGTTATCGGACCGCGTTCAACTCGGAGAATTGCCTGATAGTAAATGCAACAGGGGATGCACCGTttttaacgtttatttattttgtatggcAATAAAGCACGTGCATATTTTATGACAGACATACTTGTTCCGTGTGATTTCAGTCGTTAGaatgtttattacatttaacATGGATAAAGTTTTCGCCTTTGGCCAGCTGTTCAGTATTTTGACAGTCAATGTGTTGTGTACTAGATCACTTGATAAATGTGTTGCTTGTAACGTCAATGTTCACtgctacaggtgtcctataataaataatagtgATCGTGACGAAATTTTAAAATTAACGGGACAACTATAAAAACATCatcatatatatttaaatgcattcacGTATGCGagcagatttattttataagactAACGTGACACCCTCCGTTCTCCAATGACACACCAAAGTTCTCCGTTCTTTGGTTGCCCCAAACTCCTGCCTCTGCTCTGCCCATCTTCTGTCTGATGGGTGTAAGAGGACCCCGTATTATGCGTAGCGTTACGTCACAATCATTTTCACGCAATAATCCGTTCTTCGAATAAACGTTACCGTTATGTATGCAGCTGTCACGACTGACTGTATCATATGCCGTGCATGCTGCACCATCTTTATCATTTTAGCGAGCGTAAAGCCCTGGGGTTTGTCGACAAGTGCGGTTTAATTGAGCTAGATTGCTTTTGGTTTCATGCGTGTTTGTAGCAAGACACGGTTACCTTTTTATCTCAAGATGTCGGCAGCTGTGTGCTTCGTCGCTATATGCCGCGACACCCCTGTTCAGGACTTCGTCTGTATTCAGTCATGAACATTCTACACAGTCAGTGAACGGCGTGATATCGCGATATTTGGAATTCTGGGCGAGATTTGAGGGAAGGGGTTACGTTTGTTCAAGTACGTCAGCGGCTTGCTAAAAATAGGTCATTCAAGCCCAGCAGAAGAACCTTTATGGGCACGAAATATTCGTGCGCATTTTATGGATCTGCgttaaatgtgtatttaaatgGCCAGATATCTGAATTGTATAAACAGTTTTACTGATTGACTgttttttagattataaaatcTATCAGATTGGTCCTAATGAAGTATATTTTGTAGTGGTAGCGTTAGTTCCTCTTTGGCGTTTTTTTAGTAACTCATAATTAGATTAATTCATTGtgagttttatatttaatatgcaATAATCATCCTGCCCCCCAGAACGTTTTCTTAGTATTTCAGTATTGATATTGTTTTAATgagttaaaatgtattttacccAACCTCTGCTGATCTACAGACATTTTGATCCAGACCGTGTTTGCATCCAACCAATTTGGACCTCCACAAAGAGGTTATTGTTTCCTGTGTTTGAATTTCATTCAAATGTCATCAGCAGATTGCCCTGGCCTACTGCTGagaactccacacacacacacacacacacacacacacacacacacacacacacacacacacacacacacacactctttctgTGGAATTACTGAGgtatttacacatttagttTCTGTATACAATGCTCCGTGCACCCAATGTGTGTGAAGATACTAAGTGAGTGTTTACTGTAGATTATTGACCTTGACTAATATCTGTTCTGGAGAAGAGTGTTAAATTGTTCTTTCACTCTAGACTGACGCATGTTTACCGTTTGTCTGACAGTGTACTAAAATGAATGACCTTAGCATGACCTAGATTGATTAAACCGCACTTGAATGCACAATTATTTTGCAGTCCATCTACAATCAGAGTCTTTCtgtgcattcatttaaaatagGAACATTGAGTGGAAATGAATTTCAGACTCACATCTTCGACAACAGACATGGATTTAATTGCAGTCACGTTTTATTTAATCTTCGCTCTAAACGTAAGCTCTTACTTCCGCTGCCTGCGCTGTGATTCAGCTGAACGTGTGATTATTTTGTCTCTGGGTTGAACATCTAATAATAGTCCTGGGAGAAAAGTGGAGATCCCCTTTGTTCTAGCGTGTGAGGACCGGGTggctgtgtgtgcatgcgtggaAGGGAAAGAGGAAAAAAGGGAAGAACGGTAGGGGGAGGATGGTGACGGCACAGCGAATCAGAATTTATTATAAATTCAGACCCGTGTTGATCGGATGATGGTGGAAACCCACAGGTGGCGTGAGTCATTCGACTGGGGAACAATTCAGGGTACCATTTAATAAGGTTCAATCAATAGAGAAGTGGTGAGTCAGACCTCCACACGTATGAGAATGTCAGCAAAGCATAATTTACAGTAATACAGTGTATCGACCAATGAGCTGGTGAGGTATTAAATGCAATGTGGTTTAACTATGGACGATTTATCGTGACATTAGAAAGCGCTGGTTTGTCCTCGCTCATTTAAAGGGGTTgctcacccataaatgaaaatcttttattatgtactcacccttatgtcattccgaacctgtatgactttctttcgtctacagaacagaaaagttgatatttttaagaatattggtaaccaaacaacactgcatcccattgactgccattgtaagactaagacatttctcaacatatcttcttttgtgtttcacaggagTCACACATTTGattgacatgagagtgaataaattagtttttatgaattagttttaatgtaatattcTTCTAATAGTGGAAACCAGATAATATTAGGGCTTTCTTTTTCAATTGGACTTAaattttgtatgtatgtatatttttgtatgcCAGACTCCAGAAGTACTTAACAGTTCTCCATCTGTTATGTTCATTATAATGTGATGCCAGATTTCACTGCACGCATGTAACACTCTGTATCAGACGTTTAGTGATAAATAAAAACTCAAGGCAAACAGGAATTTTTTATACAGATTAACATAATAATATCCGCTAATATGTTAGATTATcagcattaaaaaacattataattgtATATTTCTATCTATCTGCCATTTTAATGCACTGAAGAAATGATCGCAGATGGAGAAATGCGTGAAATCACTTATTTAAGCcctaaaaaataatttcttgaATTATTGCAATTCAAGTCGAACAGGAATATTCATTCTATTTTGGTTGACATTAAGCCAGCAGTGATGTTATCTGGCTCAGTCTGCTGTGGCTGTTGTTCACTGTAATACGGGGATGTGTGTTGGATATCAAGGCTAAAAAT
This genomic interval carries:
- the rad51c gene encoding DNA repair protein RAD51 homolog 3, with translation MQRTVPSLPLAPSVKVKLLHAGFQLATDLTDMSPLQLCKAAGISQEEAVEVLQMLRCDTQSHQERAATESITALDLLHKEQAQGSIVTFSSRLDDVLGGGVPVGKTTEICGAPGIGKTQLCMQLAVDVQIPVCFGGLGGKALYIDTEGSFVVQRVADMAEAAVKHCTLLAEDTEQKQALEELTVEKVLSSFFLVRCHDYVELLAEVYLLPDFLAEHPEVRLVIIDSIAFPFRHDFEDLSQRTRLLNGLAQQLIQIATQHSVAVVLSNHMTTRLLNGQSKLVPSLGESWGHTATQRLILHWEGSKRLASLYKSPSQMEATIQYQITVQGFRDAPDKLRPTVELCAVSSLSGNHSKRPRMEDQS